Proteins encoded together in one Styela clava chromosome 12, kaStyClav1.hap1.2, whole genome shotgun sequence window:
- the LOC120329987 gene encoding uncharacterized protein LOC120329987: protein MRTLTVLVLVLVLVGLGLGHRGKKREKSGSKDPERQAAKAGCVSKGLCPDREAKKALFRSQSRDCKNAIRSCKRGGMASCDLETSGCTPDLISTFTTCKTCIGGAASEE, encoded by the exons ATGCGCACTTTAACTGTTCTCGTGTTAGTATTGGTGTTGGTAGGATTGGGATTGGGCCACAGAGGAAAAAAACGGGAAAAATCTGGTTCTAAAGATCCCGAAAGAC aaGCAGCTAAGGCTGGATGCGTCAGCAAGGGACTGTGCCCAGATCGAGAAGCCAAGAAAGCATTATTCCGAAGCCAGTCACGAGATTGTAAAAATGCGATCAGATCATGCAAACGAG GTGGAATGGCGTCTTGCGATCTTGAAACAAGTGGATGCACTCCAGATTTGATTTCCACTTTCACAACTTGCAAAACTTGCATTGGCGGGGCAGCAAGTGAAGAATGA